Genomic segment of Betaproteobacteria bacterium:
CGGGGATCTCACGCCGCGCGAGCGCGAGGTGCTCACCCACGTGATCGCCGGCAAGCGCAACAAGGTGATCGCCGCCGAGATCGGCACGACCGAGAAGACGGTGAAGGTGCACCGCGGCCGCATCATGGAGAAGATGCAGGTGCGCTCCGTGGCCGACCTCGTGCGCGCCGCCGACAAGCTCGGCATCAAGCCAACCCCCTCGCCACCGCGCGGCTGATCGCGCCCCCTCCATGACCGACCCCTTCCACGAAGACTCGCTCAAGGCGCTCAACGCCGATGGCCCCCTGCGCGCCCGGATCCGTGAGATCCACTGGGCGGTGCGATCATTCATGCCGTTCGTCGCCCGCATCGCGGTCGCGATCTACGACCCGGAGACCACGCTCCTCAAGACGTTCGTGCACTCGAGCGAGGGCGACGACCCCCTGCCGCATTACCAGGCGCCGCTCGACGAGGTTCCGTCGCTGAAGAGGGTCATCGAGGAAGCGCGCCCGCGAGTCATCCAGAACATGCTCACCTTCGAGGACGCGCATAGCGAGCATTCCCGCCGCCTGGGCCGCTCGGGCTATGCCGCGAGCTATACGCTCCCGATGTTTTCCAACAGCAACTTCTTCGGATTCGTGTTCTTCAACTCGCGCCAGCCGGAGGTGTTCACCGAGACCGCGCTCTCGCAGCTCGACGTCTTCGGCCACCTCGTCTCCCTGCTGGTGATCCAGGAGCTCGGGGCAGTCCACACGCTTTCCGCGGCACTGGAGAGCGCGCGGCACCTCGTGCATGCCCGCGACGCCGAGACCGGGACGCACCTCGACCGGATGTCCCGCTACGCCCGGGTCATCGCCCGCGCGATAGCCGATCGGCACGGCCTCGACGACGAGTACATCGAGCGCATCCAGGCCTACGCGCCGCTCCACGACATCGGCAAGATCGGCATCCCGGATTCGATCCTGCTCAAGCCCGAGGGACTCAGCGACCCGGAAAAGGAAGTGATGCGCACGCACAGCAACCGGGGGCAGACGATCATCGACGACCTGGTGACCACGTTCGGTCTCGGTGCCCTGGCCGATACCGAGGTGGTTCGCAACATCGCGCTCTTCCACCACGAACGCGTGGACGGCAAGGGCTACCCGTACGGCCTCGCGGGCGATGCGATTCCGCTGGAGGCGCGAATCGTGGCCGTGGCCGACGTCTTCGACGCTCTCACCAGCCGCCGGCCCTACAAGGAGGCCTTCGCGAACGATCTGGCCTTCACCATGATCGAGCAACTGGCGGGATCGCACCTCGACGAGGAATGCGTGCGGGCCCTCGTCGACAACCGGCCCGAAGTCGAGCGCATCCAGGCGAAGTTTCGCGAGGACTTGCTGGGCTGATCAGCCCGCCGCCTGCCGAAGGATCGCTTCCATGGCGCCAGCGATGCCCGATGCAGCCTGCGGCGCGAACCGGTTCGCGTCGTGCACGACGTTGAGCGTGAGCCGCCCGCCCCAGGTGCTCGCCGCCACGAAGAGCGGCTGGTGCGCCATCGGGCACAGGGCGAACGAGATCTCGTCCACGCAAATGCCGTTCGCTTCGGGCAGCGCCTCGACACGGCCCACGTTGCTGAGCATGAAGGCGGTCGGCATGCGCTCGATGTAGGCCGCGAAGCCGGCAATGCCCTCGGGACTGGCCGGCATCGTCTCGGCTGGCGGCACCAGGTGATAGAAAAGGTTACCGCAGCCTGCCGCCACCTGGCGACGCAGATCCGTCGTCAGGAAGGTCGCGAGCGGCCAGAGATCCCCCGGGCCGGCCACGCGGCGCAGCGACGACAGCAGCGTCACGTAGAAGCCCGGAGTGGCATCGTCCATCGGCGACCGCAGGTTGCCTCGCAGATCGACCGGGCTCGTGAGCATGAGTGCGGGCGTGGCGCCCTCCGGAAACAGGTCACGCGCGGCGATGAGTTCCGCCGCCCCGATGACTCCGTGGACGCTTGCGCCATGCTCCCGTGCGCGGCGTGCAAGGCGGGACACGGTCTCCGCGTCCACATGAACGGCAATGATGCGGGGACGAACCGGCCCGGCCTGGCGGGCAAAGCCCGGCATCGTCTCGGCCCGCAACGGCTCCCGACGCAAGACTTCCTTCCATTCCCGGGCCCTGGCTGCGCCCGCATCGCCGGACAGCGCTTCCGGAAACGCTTCCATGAGCGAGGTCCGTGGCGCAACTGGCGCGGGCAGCTCCCTCGCGCCACGCGCTGCGTCGATCAGGTCCGCCACCAGCCGGAATCCCGAACGGGCATCGCCGATCGAGTGATGAAATACGACGGCAAAGGCCCAGCTGCCGGCCGTCCGCTCGAGCCAGTGGGCCCGGATGAGTGGCGCCTCGCCCAACTCGAACGGCTGGGTGAGCCGCGCCGCCAAGGTCGCCCGCCAGTCGTCGCCCGCAGCCTCACGGGCCATGCTCGCGCGCAAGCCGGGGCACGGCACGAAGACGAGCCGCCCTTCCGCGTCGGTTTCGATGGCGACCGAAAGTGCAGGATGGATCGCCTGCGCATCGGCGAGCGCAATTTCCAGCCGCTCCGCATCCAGCGGCCCGCGGCCTTGCGCAAGCACGGCGAAGTTCATCGACGAGCAGCGGTCGAGGAACCAGAAGAATGCCTCGGCACGATCGAGGCGACGCGATGGCGGTCTGGTCACGGCGGTCTCGCGGGTCGGGGTCTCAAAACAACGGGGACGTGTTCGCGAACACGCCCCCGTTGTACATCCTCAGGCAAGCGCAGGCTAGTTCAGCTTCACCTTCGCCTCGATGCCTTCGCCCTTGAGCATGGTGTACTCCACCATGGAACCGTCATAGAGCTTCGTCTGCTTGTTGCCGATCAGCTCGCTGGAAACGAACCAGCTCACGGAAGCCCAGTGGCCGGTGTTGCAGAAGCTGATCTGCTCGCCGGTCATGGGCACGCCAGCGTACTTGTAGAGCGTCTCGAGCTGCGCCTTGCTGCGGAACTCGCCACCGCCGTTCACGGTCATCCACTGGTTCGGCAGGTTCTTCGCGCCGGCGATGGTGCCGCTCATCGTCGCCTTCGGATGCCGGGCGATGCCGACGTACTGGTCCTCGGGACGACTGTCCACGAGGAGGACGCCGGCCACGCGCGCCTTCTTCACGTCGGCCATCGTGACGAGCATTTCCTTGCGCAGATTCGCCTTGAAGGTCCTGGGCGTCGCCTTGACGATGCCTTGCTGCAGCGGGGCCTTTTCGTCTTCCGTGTAGGTGCCCATGCCGCCGTTGAGGATCGAGACGTTGTCGTGCCCGAGCACCTTGAACGTCCAGTAGACGCGCGTGGCCTGGCCGACGTCGAGGGTGGTATTGCCCTGCGGTACCAGCACCACGTGGGTGTTGTTGTCGATGCCGAGCTTGGTGCCGATCATCGCGACCAGGGGCTTGATGTCCTCCGGGAACATGTCGGGAACCTTGTCCGACTTGCGCTCGACTCTCCAGCCATCCTTCCCGTAGTTGGTGTTGACCGCGCCCGGGATGTGCGCCTCCATGTAGTCCTTCGACGACTGGAAGTCGACGATGACGATTCCGGGCTTGCCCACGTTGGCGATGACCCACTTGGAGTCGACCAGCGGGTCGGCCGCAAGGGCAGCGCCCGCCATTCCGAAAGCCAGCAGCAGCCCGATGCCCAGCCGGGCAACGGAACGAGTGAACCAGATCTTCATGTGCTTCTCCTTGACTGTCGATTGCCGGGAAGGTGCCCCGATGCGTGCAGTTGCAAGGATACCGTCCGGCACCGCAGGGCGAAATGCGCGTGGTCAAAGGCGCTTCGGGCAAGGGAAAGAGTGTTGGCCCTTCGGGCCATGGACCTATTGCAAAAGCCCGGTTTTGCGCTAGAATCCGGCCCATGAAAGATGCATTCCACATGCCGCTTCTGGATGCCGAGGGCTACCTCATCGAGCCGCGTGAATGGACCGAGGAAGTCGCGGTCGCCCTTGCGCTCAAGGAACGCATCGAACTCGGTCCGGACCACTGGGATGCCATCCGGTTCATGCGCAGCTACTGGGAGGAGCACCAGCTCACGCCCGACGCGCGCTTCGTGATCTGGCACCTGGTCGAGCGCCTCGGACCGGGCGCGCGCAACAAGCTCTTCGAGCTGTTTCCGTACGGCTATCCCGGACAGGCCTGCAGGATCGCCGGAATGAGACGCCCGCGCGCCTGGAGCACGGGATGACTTCCGGGACGTGTTCGCGAACACGTCCACGGATCGGTTGCGGCCTACTTTCCTGACGGCCAGACGGTACCCTGGTTGCCGGCCGTGACCTGCGCCATGCCCTTCAGCACGAACTTCTGCAGGCGCTTGCCCTCGTAGGTTTCCGCCGTGTAGATGTTGCCCTTCGAGTCCGTGGCGATGCTGTGCACGCCGTAGAACTGGCCCGGCTGGCGACCGCCGTCGCCGAAGGTCGTGACTTCCTGCAGGGTCTCCCGCAGCACCACGCGCACCACCTCGTTCGTCCCGTCGGCGAGGTAGAGGTACTTCTGCTGCGGATCCTTCGAGAAGGCGAGATCCCACGCCGAGCCCGAGCCCAGCGTGTTCCTCGCGAACTGCGCTTCCTTCACGAAAGTGCCGTCGGGCTTGAAGACCTGAACGCGGTCCGCCTGCCGGTCGCAGACGTAGACGAGCCCGTCGTTCGCGCGCTCGACGCAATGGACGGGGGTGCGGAACTGCCTCGGAAGGGGCGCGGCGGGATCGTACTTGCCGAGGCCGGCATCGTCGGGCCTGTTCCCGTAGGCACCCCAGTACCGCTTCAACTTTCCGGTGTCGGCGTCGAGCACCGCGACGCGCCTGTTCCGGTAGCCGTCGGCGACATAGGCCTCGTTCGTCTTCGGATCCACCCAGATCTTGGCCACGCGCCCGAAGCTGGCGGCATCGTTGCTGCCCTTGCCTGCGCCCGGCCTGCCGACCTGCATCAGGAACTTGCCCTCTTTCGTGAACTTGAGGATGTGACCATCGCGATCGCCATTGCCGCCGATCCAGACATTGCCCCGGTAGTCGACGTGCAGGCCGTGCAGGGATTGCGGCCAGTCGTAGCCCTTTCCCGGGCCGCCCCACGAGCGCACGAGGTTGCCCGACGCGTCGAAGTCGAGAACGGGAGGTGCCGGCCTGCAGCACTCGCCAACCTTGAGTTCGAGCGCGCGCTCGTTGCTGTGCAGCGTCTGGCCGCCACGGTGAAGCACCCAGACATGGTCCTGATCGTCGACCCACAGGCCGATCGCCATGCCGAGCACCCAGTGATCGGGCAGCGGCTTTGGCCAGAGCGGGTCGACCTCGAACTTTGGCGCCTCGACGGTACGGCCTTGCGCGTGCGCCGTGCCATGGATGAAAGCCTGGCCCATGCCCAGCCAGGCCGCCACGGCGGCGGTCCATGCAATCGCGGCGCCGCGTTGCGTGACATTCATCTCATGCGCTCCTTGAAGACGAGCGTTCGGGGACGTGTTCGCGAACACGCCCCCCATTGGCTCGACCGCAATCCGCAGCGTGCCGGCACTCAGCCCTTCAGGCAAGTGCTCATGAAGGAGCGGCGCTCGTCGCCGTGCAGATCCTTCTTCCCGGCCTGCTGGTTGCAGGTCTTCATCCTGTTCTGTTGCTTGTGGGCGCCGACGTCGTATTGCGCCTCGTTCACGGTCCTGGTGACCGCAACGCCGTCCTTCAGGCAACGGTTCATGAACCGGTCGTGCTCCTCGCCCTTGCGGCCCTTGGCCTCCTGGGCACAGGCTTCCGCCCGGGTCAGGCCAGGCGACGGCTTGATGAGTTGCTCGATGGCAAGAGCGGGTGATGCGAAGACGACGGACATGACGGCACAAGCCACTGCGTAACGCAGAACGGTTTTCATGGGCACCTCCTCAGGTCGATGGGCCCCGATGGAGGAAGGACGCCGCCGGCGCCTTCGGTCATCGGGTGGCGCCATCAGACCCGAAGCGCGGCACGGCGGCCCGGCAGAAACCCGGCTCGCAAAAACCCGAAATTCGATTGCGTCTCGCCGTCCCGGCAGCGGTCAGGGTGGTCGGGAAGGCGGTTATTTCTTGAGCTTGGTGATGCCCAGCATGTTCATCACGTACTTCTCGTAGAACGGCTCCGACGTCCCGTTCTTCATCTTGCGGATGAAGTACTTCTCGAAGGCGATCTTGGCCAGGTGGACCCACTTGCCCTCGGAGAACCAGTTGACGTTTCGCGGCGGGATCTGCGGCAGTGCCACGAACGCGATGCCCGTGTTGCCCATATCGGCCAGGCACACGGCATTCCACGTCGCCTTCTCGGCCGGGGCCTTGCCGTCGAGCTCGGCGCGGATGTTGTGCGCGGTCGCCGTGACCATCGACTCGATCATGAAGCCGGTCTTGGGCGCGCCGGTCGGAACCGGCGTCGGCTCGACGGGAGGAATGGCCACGCAGACGCCGACCGCGTAGATGTTCTTGTACTTCGGGTTGCGCTGGTTCGCGTCGATGAGGATCATGCCGCGCGGATTGGTGAGGCCCTCGATGCCGAACACCGCATCGATCCCCTTGAACGCGGGCAGCATCATCGAGTACTTGAACGGCAGCGCATGCTCCTTCTTCGGCTTGCCCTCCTCGTCATGCTCCATCACGTGCATGGTGCCGGCCTCGACCTTCGTCACCTTGGCGTTGCAGATCCACTTGATGTGCTTGTCACGCATCGCCGACTCGAGCATCGTCCTGGAGTCGCCCACGCCGCCGAGGCCGAGATGCCCGATGTAGGGCTCGGACGTGACGTAGGTCATCGGCACGCGGTCGCGCAGCTTCGCTTGCGCAGCTCGGTGTCCATGATGAAGGCGAACTCGTAGGCGGGCCCGAAGCACGACGCGCCCTGCACCGCGCCGACCACGATCGGGCCCGGCTCCTTGACGAAAGCGTCCCACGCGTCCGCCGCGTGCGCCGCGTGATCGACGTTGCAGATCGACTGCGTGTGGCCCTCCGGCCCGAACCCCTCGATCTCGTCGAACGCGAGCTTCGGGCCCGTGGCGATGATCAGAAAGTCGTAGTCCAGGAAGGTGCCGTCGCCGAGCTCGACCTGGTTCCGGTCGGGATGCACGCGCTTCGCGCCCGACGGGTTGAAGGCGATGCCCTTCTTCCCGAGGTGGGGCGCGGCCGGAAATTCGATATCGTCCCGCTTGCGCCAACGCACCGCCACCCAGGGGTTGGATGGCACGAAGTGAAAGTTCGGGCCGTTGCCGACGACCGTCAGCTTGTCGCCTGCGCGAAGCTGTTCCTGCATTTCGTAGGCCATCGGCATGCCGCCGAGCCCCGCACCGATGATGACGATATTTGACATGATCGACCGTCCTTTCCTGTCTCAATTCGCTCCTGGACCAACGCAGAACCGCCCGACCGGGCGCGCGTGAACTGGATCAAGCCCGGCGCAAAACCGGGCGCCGGCTGCCCGGGCCAGCTCAGGCCCCGGCATTTCCCACCGTCATGCCCCCGCAAACGTAGAGTACCTGCCCGGTGATGAAACCCGCCCTCTCGTCGAGGAGCGAGGCCACGGCATGCGCCACATCCTCCGGCGCGCCCAGCCGCTTGATCGGAATGCCATCGATTATCGCACGCGTGCGCGGCGAATCGGCTGGATTCACGCGGTGGAAAAGTTCGGTCCCGATGGGGCCCGGGCCCACGGCGTTCACGGTAATGCCGTGCGGCGCCAGCTCCAGCGCCCAGGTCTTCGTCATGCCGTGAATGCCCGCCTTGGCGGCAGCGTAGACGGTGCGCAATTCCTTCCCGAGTGCGGCGCGCGAGGAAATGTTCACGATGCGCCCGAAGCGCGCTGCCTTCATGGCCGGAAGGAGCGCCTGGACGCATTGCATCGAGCAGCGCAGGTTGAGGCTCACCACCGCGGCCAGGTCCGCGCTCGTCGCCTCCTCCAGCGTGCCCGGTCTAACCGTGCCGACGTTGTTGACGAGGCGGGTGATCGGCCGGTTCCGCATCGCGCGCGCCAGGGCCTCCCGCGTCGCCTCTTCGCTCGCGAGGTCCACCTCGATGAATGTCTCGGCGGGCAGCGGCGCCCGCGGCGGCTCGCGATCGAGCGTGACGACGTCGAAGCCGTCCGCGGCCAGCCGCGTGGCCGCCGCGCGGCCAATGCCCTGGCTGGCACCGGTGATGAGCACGCAATCCTTCATCTGAAGTTCCTTCTCGCAGGGCCGCGCGCTGTTCGGAGCGCCGGCGGGAAAGTAGTATTGTCACCCAAACGCACCGCAACCCGCTCAAGGAGCCGCTCGTGAAGATTGCGTCAACTGGTCGAATCCTGTTCACCCTGCCTCTGGCGCTCGCCTTGTCCTGCCCGACCCTGGCCACCGCCCAGTCCTACCCGAACAAGGCCATCAAGCTGATCGTGCCGCTCTCGGCGGGCGGCACGGGCGACACGCTCGCGCGCACCGTCGGCGAAGCAATCTCGAAGGAACTGGGACAGCCCGTGGTGATTGAAAACAAGCCCGGCGCCGGCGGCCTGGTGGGCACCGAGCTCGTGGCCGCGGCGCCCGCGGATGGCTACACCCTGCTCGCGGTGAGCCCCTCGCACGTCATCAACCCGTTGATACACGCCGACAAGAAGACCTACGACCCGATCAACGGCTTCGAGCCGATCACGGTGATGGCCAACACGCACCAGATCATCGTGGCGCATCCGTCCGTGCCGGTGAAGACGCCGCAGGAACTCATCGACTACGCCAAAAAATACCCCGGCAAGCTCAACTACGGTTCCGCCGGAGCGGGGTCGGCCACGCACCTGAACATGGAGCTGTTCCTCTCGATGGCCGACATCAAGGTGGTGCATGTGCCCTACAAGGGCTCGACTCAGGCGCGCCAGGACGTGCTTTCGGGCCAGGTGCAACTCGCCATGGATGGCCTCCTTCCCCTGCAGCCGCTCATCAAGGCCGGGCGCCTGACACCGATCGGGCTCACGAGCAGCAAGAGGGCGCAGAGCAACCCGGAGATCCCGCTGCTCGGCGAAGTGGTGAAGGGCTATGCCTCCGATACCTGGTATGGAATCCTCGCCCCGGCCGGGACGCCCAAGGATGTCATCGCCAAGCTGCATGCGGCGGCGGCCAGGGCGCTCAACTCGCCGGAGGTGAAGGAACGATTCCAGAAGCTCGGCGCCGAGACCGTCGGCAATACGCCGGGTGAATTCCGCAAGCTCCTCGAGACCGAGCAGCAGACCTGGACAAAAGTCCTTAAGGCGTCCGGCGCGAAGGTGGACTGATGAAGCGCGCCACCACGCAATTGCGCGAGCTGATCGGCCGCGGCCCGACCCTCTACGTGCCCGGCTGCTACAACGCCATGAGCGCGAAAGTGCTCGAGAACGCCGGCTTCGGCGCGATCTACATGACGGGCTACGGCACTTCCCTCGCGCTCACGGGGCTCCCCGACGTGGGCCTCACGACGATGAGCGAGATGGTGGCCAATGCGCGCTACATCGCTTCCGCCGTCGGGATCCCTCTGATCGCCGATGCGGACACCGGGTTCGGCAATGCAATCAACGTCATCCGCACGGTTCTCGAATACGTCGCGGCCGGGGTGGCGGGGATCCACCTGGAGGACCAGGTGAGCCCGAAGCGCTGCGGCCACGTGGCCGGGCGCCTCGTCATCCCGATGGAAGAAGCCGTGGGAAAGATCCGGGCGGCGGCGGACACGCGCGACGGGCTCGATCCGGATTTCGTGCTCATCGCCCGCACCGATGCGCGCGGCGCGTCCGGCGGCTCGCTCGACGACGCCATTCGCCGGGTCAACGCCTACCTGGACGCGGGCGCGGACCTGGGATTCATCGAAGGACCCACTTCCGCCGAGGAAGTGCAGCGCATCTGCAGGGAAGTGAAAGGGCCGGTCTTCTACAACATGACGGGGGTCTCGCCGCGCTTCACCCTGGACGAACTGCGCGCGATGGGTATCGCCGTCTGCATCTCGCCCAATGCGATGCTGCGCTCGGCGCTGGGAGCCATGCACGACCTCGCGGCGCAGATGCACGCCGAGGGCCCTGTCGCCGAAACCCGTTTCATGGAGGGTTTCCGGAAGCACCCCTGGGCGACCTGCATACCTTCGCGGGCTTCGACCAGGTACGTGCCTGGGAAAAGGGAGTACCTGGGCGAGGACGCCATGAAGAAGTATGCGCACTCCGTGGGGCACGTTCCCCGATAGCCGGCGAATGGGTCTCACGCTCTACGAGAAGATCTGGAACGCCCACGCGGTCGCAAGCGGCCCGGGGGGGCGCACCCTCCTCTACATCGACCGCCACCTCCTGCACGACGGCAGCTTTCATGCGTTCGAGGCGCTACGCCATGCCGGGCGGAAGGTGCGGCGCCCCGATGCGGCGTTCGCGACACCGGATCACTACGTGCCGACTCGCAACCGCAACCCCATCGAGCACCCGGAACTGCGCGAAAAGGTCGAGACGCTCGCCGCCAATGCGGCGGCAGCCCGCATCGCGATCTTTCCGGTGGGCGACGAACGCCAGGGCATCGCGCATGTGATCGGGCCGGAACAGGGCATCACGCAGCCCGGCATCACGCTGGTGTGCGGCGACTCCCACACCTCGACCCATGGAGCGCTCGGGGCACTGGCCTTCGGCATCGGCGCCTCCGAGGTCGCGCACGTGCTGGCGACACAGGCGCTCTGGCAGGCTCGGTCGAAGGCGATGCGCGTGAACGTCGACGGCACACTCTCTCCCGGCGTTCACGCCAAGGACATCATCCTCGCGCTGATCGCGCAGATCGGCGCGTTCGGCGGAGCGGGCCACACGCTGGAGTACGCCGGCCGCGCGATCCGCTCGCTCTCCATGGAAGCGCGCATGACCATCTGCAACATGTCGATCGAGGCGGGAGCGCGCGCCGGTCTCGTCGCGCCGGACGACACGACCTTCGGGTACCTGCTGGGCCGACCCCACTCGCCCCGTGGCGCCGATTGGGAGCGCGCGCTGGCACGCTGGCGAAC
This window contains:
- the leuC gene encoding 3-isopropylmalate dehydratase large subunit, with the translated sequence MGLTLYEKIWNAHAVASGPGGRTLLYIDRHLLHDGSFHAFEALRHAGRKVRRPDAAFATPDHYVPTRNRNPIEHPELREKVETLAANAAAARIAIFPVGDERQGIAHVIGPEQGITQPGITLVCGDSHTSTHGALGALAFGIGASEVAHVLATQALWQARSKAMRVNVDGTLSPGVHAKDIILALIAQIGAFGGAGHTLEYAGRAIRSLSMEARMTICNMSIEAGARAGLVAPDDTTFGYLLGRPHSPRGADWERALARWRTLASDDDARFDSEVALDASTIEPMATWGTSPEHGVGVTGVVPDPSQQRDAARRGSMEKALLYMDLAPGQPIAGLAIDRVFIGSCTNSRLEDLRAAAEVVRGRKAVVPAMVVPGSGLVKRAAEAEGLDRVFLEAGFDWRDAGCSMCVGMNGDLVEAGQRCASTSNRNFEGRQGKGARTHLMSPAMAAAAAVTGRITDVRRLISRPNVQG
- a CDS encoding phosphate starvation-inducible protein; this encodes MKTVLRYAVACAVMSVVFASPALAIEQLIKPSPGLTRAEACAQEAKGRKGEEHDRFMNRCLKDGVAVTRTVNEAQYDVGAHKQQNRMKTCNQQAGKKDLHGDERRSFMSTCLKG
- a CDS encoding tripartite tricarboxylate transporter substrate binding protein, translating into MKIASTGRILFTLPLALALSCPTLATAQSYPNKAIKLIVPLSAGGTGDTLARTVGEAISKELGQPVVIENKPGAGGLVGTELVAAAPADGYTLLAVSPSHVINPLIHADKKTYDPINGFEPITVMANTHQIIVAHPSVPVKTPQELIDYAKKYPGKLNYGSAGAGSATHLNMELFLSMADIKVVHVPYKGSTQARQDVLSGQVQLAMDGLLPLQPLIKAGRLTPIGLTSSKRAQSNPEIPLLGEVVKGYASDTWYGILAPAGTPKDVIAKLHAAAARALNSPEVKERFQKLGAETVGNTPGEFRKLLETEQQTWTKVLKASGAKVD
- a CDS encoding TusE/DsrC/DsvC family sulfur relay protein is translated as MKDAFHMPLLDAEGYLIEPREWTEEVAVALALKERIELGPDHWDAIRFMRSYWEEHQLTPDARFVIWHLVERLGPGARNKLFELFPYGYPGQACRIAGMRRPRAWSTG
- a CDS encoding sulfurtransferase yields the protein MKIWFTRSVARLGIGLLLAFGMAGAALAADPLVDSKWVIANVGKPGIVIVDFQSSKDYMEAHIPGAVNTNYGKDGWRVERKSDKVPDMFPEDIKPLVAMIGTKLGIDNNTHVVLVPQGNTTLDVGQATRVYWTFKVLGHDNVSILNGGMGTYTEDEKAPLQQGIVKATPRTFKANLRKEMLVTMADVKKARVAGVLLVDSRPEDQYVGIARHPKATMSGTIAGAKNLPNQWMTVNGGGEFRSKAQLETLYKYAGVPMTGEQISFCNTGHWASVSWFVSSELIGNKQTKLYDGSMVEYTMLKGEGIEAKVKLN
- a CDS encoding HD domain-containing protein yields the protein MTDPFHEDSLKALNADGPLRARIREIHWAVRSFMPFVARIAVAIYDPETTLLKTFVHSSEGDDPLPHYQAPLDEVPSLKRVIEEARPRVIQNMLTFEDAHSEHSRRLGRSGYAASYTLPMFSNSNFFGFVFFNSRQPEVFTETALSQLDVFGHLVSLLVIQELGAVHTLSAALESARHLVHARDAETGTHLDRMSRYARVIARAIADRHGLDDEYIERIQAYAPLHDIGKIGIPDSILLKPEGLSDPEKEVMRTHSNRGQTIIDDLVTTFGLGALADTEVVRNIALFHHERVDGKGYPYGLAGDAIPLEARIVAVADVFDALTSRRPYKEAFANDLAFTMIEQLAGSHLDEECVRALVDNRPEVERIQAKFREDLLG
- a CDS encoding SDR family oxidoreductase; this translates as MKDCVLITGASQGIGRAAATRLAADGFDVVTLDREPPRAPLPAETFIEVDLASEEATREALARAMRNRPITRLVNNVGTVRPGTLEEATSADLAAVVSLNLRCSMQCVQALLPAMKAARFGRIVNISSRAALGKELRTVYAAAKAGIHGMTKTWALELAPHGITVNAVGPGPIGTELFHRVNPADSPRTRAIIDGIPIKRLGAPEDVAHAVASLLDERAGFITGQVLYVCGGMTVGNAGA